The genomic window AGAGTCCCACCTCGTCGATAGTCTTTAAGCGATGCTGTTTAATCTTTGCAAGCTTGCTCGGGCCAGCGTCGTCTCCAAGAACCACGAAACTGGTTTTCCCACTTGGGGCACCAGTCACTTTACCTCCATAGCGTTTCACCAGCGCCTGAGCTTCTTCTCTCCCGATCGTCTTAAGCAGGCCTGTGAACACGAAGGTGAGTCCACTGAGACAGTCTTCCTGACCTTCGGGCAGATCAATGGAGCCCGCAGCTGGTGGTGCCCCTGAATTGCCCCCTCCCGCCTGAGCTTTTCGCCAATCAAACTTGGCATTCGGATCTTTCGggggcggcgttggcgggcGAACAGTAGGAACGTTGTCCAAGATGGCTTGAATACTTGGGTCCTCATTGGGGGCAACTTTTGGTTTGGTGGCTCGTGGCTTGGCGGCTGGTTTCTTCCGCGGCTTCAGGTCCTCGTCTTCAGACACTTCTGGGTCAGTTGGAGGAGACTTTCGTTTCCTGCCAGTGGCAACACTCTTCGAGGGTTTCGAAACCTCTTCTTCGTCCGATGACTCTTCTTTGGCGACACCTCTTCTGGGTCTTCCACGTGACGCAAGCCTCTTGGGTTGCGGCAAAACGTCATCGTCACTATCTTCTTCAACATATTCGTCATTCTTCCGCTTGCCCCGTCCTCTGATATCTGCAGCAAATATATCATCATCttcatcctcatcgtcatcaacaAACGCGTCAGCGTCATCGTCCGAGTCGTATTTCTTATGTGCTGTGACTGGCTTCTTCGGCTTTGTGGCTTTCGTGGTAGTCTTTACCGTTGCCTTTGGAGCCGGTGAAGTTACCGGTTTGTTGGTTGGTTTTGCCGATGCAGAGCTTGGTTCTACAGGGGCCTTCGCTCTGGTTCGTGGGCTGATTCGAACCTCAACTTCTGACTTGAATTTTGAGGTAGCCTTCGGGGTTGCCTGTGGTTTGTTGTCACCTGCGGCAGTATTTGCAAAGTAGTCACTGGCAGTGATAGCAGTCCCTTTGGGAGCATCCGCGCTGCAAGTAGTAAGTTAGCCGAGGTCTGCTTATTGTGTCAAAGGCAGATGATTTGTAACGCTAAGCGTACCTCgccttcttctttggtgTGGCTTTGATTGAAGCCTTCAATGGTCTGGGTCATTTCCGTCAGCGAAGATCACCGGGCCAGGTTATGCTTTGGTAACACTAACGCCGTAACAGGCTCATCGTCGCTGTCATCTAGCACAACTCGGGCTTTTGTATAATGGTCAGCAACGTCAAGCTTTGAAGCCAATAGGACCCTCAACTTACTGCTGCGAGTTTTTGTTGCCTTTTTGACTGGCTCGTTCTCCTTTTTCGAAGCTGCAGGTTTAGCGGGGGCGGCGCCGCCCTTACCCCCAAAGAAAGATCTTATATCCGCCGGCATGGTGTTTGATGGTAAACCGCTAGACGTTGTAGTTGGGATGATAAGTACAAAACAAGGCAAATTGCGTGACAGTCCTGTCTGCAAAGTGGCAGAGAGTGTTACGGTGAATGCTCATGGACTAAGAAAATCTGTGCAGCTCGCCGGCGGCATGCGAGACGATAATAGTACAAAATTGGAGTGAAAAGGACCTGCCAGGCAACAACGCGTTAATGACGCGACTTCCTTCCTATTCTCATTAGAAATAAGTGGGGTGTTCCTGCAACTCTATTGATGACATAAGCCAATTGCAAGGCCCAAGCTCCATCCGTCCAGTTTTGCATGTGGATCTCCCAAATACGTGCTGCTTTCATGAAAGAGTCTGTGGTAGAAGTCATTGCAATAATTCGAGTGATTGCATCGGCTCGCGATCCTCTGCAAACTACACCATGAGCCGAAAAATGTCCTCGGCCCTGCTGGCCGCATTCCAGGGCCTGAGGATTGCTCCTGCGACGACATTGCGACCGTCGATAATCCCGACCTCCTTGCGAACTCTCCCTGCCCTTCCGACCATTCGCAATGCGAGGCCGTTCTCGTCAACAGTGCCCCAGCTGTCATGGCTCGAGCCGCAGCTGGATcgaaggaagaagaagatgaaGGGAAGGTGTCGTGTTCCCACTGGAGGATCTATGAAGGGGACAACCGTGGTATGGGGCGACTATGGTCTGCGAATGAAAGATCACGATAGGAGGGTCAGCGCGAAACACCTGAAGATGGCAGAGAACGTTATCAAGCTTCGTCTTCGTGGTCAGAAATACCGACTCTACAAGAGAGTCAACTGCAACATTGGCGTTTTCACAAGCGGAAACGAGGTTAGTTTGCGCACGATAGCAGGGCCTGCAGGATGCGATTGTATCTGAACATGCAACTGACCTATTTATCTCTGTAGCACCGTATGGGTAAAGGAAAGGGTTCCTTTGACCACTGGGCGTCGCGGATCTCTGTCAGTCACGTCATCTTCGAGCTCAGGGGAGTGCTGCACGAGCAGGTCATTCGCGATGCTCTCAGGTTGGCCGCAACCAAGATACCAGGTCAGTCGGTCCATTCAACGTCATAGGTATGCCTGCTGACTTTTGTTACGCGTTCAGGTCAGTGTGAAATCATTAAAAAGGGTGATCCGGGCTGCGTTGGCATAACCAAGATAGAAAACGGGTTGACCCTGGAGGATCTGAAGAGACCATGGATGAAGGCACGCCAGGAGCGCCTTGGAACGCTGGATGTCACGCCACAGTCTTCGGCCGTGACGAATGCTCCGAACTCAACATCGCCAGCACAGTAACTAACGATCTGGATCCTGGCCTTATATTGTATGCATAAAATGTACAACATAGAATGTGATATATCCTCGAAATGCTGTGTCGATCTATAACTGACTGTGCCGTATATAACCACATACAGCCGCAGAAGTAGGGTTGTTTAACTCGTCTCACTACCAAAGACAAAGGACGTTGCGTAGAAACACGTACCTTGGGTTTGGCACTGTCAATTgagtacctaaggtaccttggcATCTATTAATTGAGTAAGTACCTACTTCGTAGTATATCCATCCGTACGTCGACTCGATTGACTGGGCCTTGACCCCCTGTCGCAAGGTACAGCACCTCCCGACCGGGCCCACACACTCGCGTGAAATATTCTGTCCCACTTTAACCACTTCAAGTCGCGTCGCGTCTCGACTGCAAGTGCAGCCGTTACTTACCCACCAATGTACAGCTCTTTCGAAGATCTAACAAGATAGACGCTATCCCCGCTCCATATCCCCACGGTG from Pyricularia oryzae 70-15 chromosome 4, whole genome shotgun sequence includes these protein-coding regions:
- a CDS encoding 54S ribosomal protein L16, which gives rise to MSRKMSSALLAAFQGLRIAPATTLRPSIIPTSLRTLPALPTIRNARPFSSTVPQLSWLEPQLDRRKKKMKGRCRVPTGGSMKGTTVVWGDYGLRMKDHDRRVSAKHLKMAENVIKLRLRGQKYRLYKRVNCNIGVFTSGNEHRMGKGKGSFDHWASRISVSHVIFELRGVLHEQVIRDALRLAATKIPGQCEIIKKGDPGCVGITKIENGLTLEDLKRPWMKARQERLGTLDVTPQSSAVTNAPNSTSPAQ